The Paraburkholderia sp. SOS3 genome includes a region encoding these proteins:
- a CDS encoding AAA family ATPase produces MDFEIPESLIHPLLGLIGTGSPLARQLEAHCICHGNMIVSSKLFDAQSLNSLYTLSKMQDDRGLMFQMLALDGIYNAPHARVIPSLDQLVPGLIAYLSRDAIDGWLYRRNKDGTLLPWLVHRMRYVEPEQGNPYVVVDMVANTMQSANSEQTDYSKRRSGMTTSLMLNRSDIVDRTIPELLAEFGFYKECAEFRREYEQHAQRFLQYQRRFGKQFLVTKAVFAIDAKGTPELARIVDGVTAKCVNDEERLERRFEMTCDPSFWRNAGIETGFDRIPLHCYVHLFHLEWHKNVWAHVQHLTEYRYQPELRDKLVLPGDHRDLIDILTSDLDLLVQDFVSGKSGGTTILCQGAPGLGKTLTAEIYSEVVGKPLYRVHSGQLGTTAASVGAALTGVLRRAMRWDAILLLDEADVYIRRRDNDLEHNAIVAEFLRTLEYFNGLMFMTTNRIGDVDDAILSRCIATIHYEIPSKADATLLWKLLAEQFGADLDDALIEELTVRYPKASGRDIKELLKLATRYCKARQLPISEDVFRLCALFRGHP; encoded by the coding sequence ATGGACTTTGAAATACCGGAATCGTTGATTCACCCGCTGCTCGGCCTGATCGGAACCGGTTCGCCGCTTGCGAGGCAGCTCGAGGCGCACTGTATCTGTCACGGCAACATGATCGTCTCGAGCAAGCTCTTCGATGCGCAGTCGCTGAACTCGCTGTACACGCTGAGCAAGATGCAGGACGATCGCGGGCTCATGTTTCAGATGCTTGCGCTCGACGGCATCTACAACGCGCCGCACGCGCGCGTGATTCCATCGCTCGATCAGCTCGTGCCGGGCCTCATCGCGTATCTGTCGCGCGATGCGATCGACGGGTGGCTCTATCGACGCAACAAGGACGGCACGCTGTTGCCCTGGCTCGTGCATCGCATGCGCTACGTCGAGCCGGAGCAGGGCAACCCGTATGTCGTCGTCGACATGGTCGCGAATACGATGCAGTCGGCCAATTCGGAGCAGACCGACTACAGCAAGCGTCGCTCCGGGATGACGACGTCGTTGATGCTGAACCGCAGCGACATCGTCGACCGCACGATTCCCGAGCTGCTCGCCGAGTTCGGCTTTTACAAGGAGTGCGCGGAGTTTCGGCGCGAATACGAACAGCACGCGCAGCGTTTCCTGCAATACCAGCGCCGCTTCGGCAAGCAGTTTCTCGTGACGAAGGCGGTGTTTGCGATCGATGCGAAGGGAACGCCCGAGCTCGCACGGATTGTCGACGGCGTGACAGCGAAGTGCGTCAACGATGAAGAGCGGCTCGAACGCCGCTTCGAGATGACCTGCGACCCGAGTTTCTGGCGCAATGCCGGCATCGAAACGGGCTTCGACAGAATTCCGCTGCATTGCTACGTTCATCTGTTCCATCTCGAATGGCACAAGAACGTCTGGGCGCATGTACAGCATCTGACCGAGTATCGCTACCAGCCCGAACTGCGCGACAAGCTCGTATTGCCCGGCGACCACCGCGATCTGATCGACATCCTCACGTCGGACCTCGACCTGCTCGTGCAGGATTTCGTCTCGGGCAAGTCGGGCGGCACGACCATTCTGTGCCAGGGTGCGCCGGGTCTCGGCAAGACGCTGACCGCCGAGATCTATTCGGAAGTCGTGGGCAAGCCGCTCTACCGCGTGCATTCGGGGCAGCTCGGCACGACGGCCGCGTCGGTCGGCGCGGCCCTGACCGGCGTGCTGCGCCGCGCGATGCGCTGGGACGCGATCCTGCTGCTCGACGAAGCCGACGTCTATATCCGCCGCCGCGACAACGATCTCGAGCACAACGCGATCGTCGCCGAGTTCCTGCGCACGCTCGAGTACTTCAACGGCCTCATGTTCATGACGACCAACCGCATCGGCGACGTCGACGATGCGATCCTGTCGCGCTGCATCGCGACAATCCACTATGAAATACCGTCGAAAGCCGACGCGACGCTGCTGTGGAAACTGCTGGCCGAGCAGTTCGGCGCCGATCTCGATGACGCGCTGATCGAAGAACTGACGGTTCGCTACCCGAAGGCCAGCGGTCGCGACATCAAGGAACTGCTGAAGCTCGCGACGCGCTACTGCAAGGCGAGGCAACTTCCGATCAGCGAAGATGTGTTTCGCCTGTGCGCGCTGTTCCGCGGACACCCATAA
- a CDS encoding alpha/beta fold hydrolase yields MRFARHLFVFATIAGLAGAVQAQMPQPAGGQTGSYAEGDLPLESGQSIDDFSISYETYGTLNADKSNAILMVTAISGTHHRLDYLIGPGKALDTNRYFIITTDAIGNGLTTSPSNSVKQPGMAFPRFAIRDMVESQYRLVTGKFGITHLFAVIGASMGGMQTLQWGVSHPDMMDALVPIVPLGRTPPWTKTVLELTREEIMSDPAWDNGHYRQGTEPEQGMRLWAGTLALITRTPELMKNTVPDGDATQNEAAQWLRKTEDSAWKNFDARNWIYQTWAYDAHDLGTTPGFNGDYHQALRSIRARMLVLAGVGDLLNPEPEALEVARYVHGAQFESIEPRWPSGHFSAAGVTQPEVDFQNREIGAFLTKVAAQKHPG; encoded by the coding sequence ATGCGTTTTGCACGCCATTTGTTTGTATTCGCAACCATCGCCGGCCTGGCCGGTGCCGTACAGGCGCAGATGCCGCAGCCGGCCGGCGGCCAGACCGGCAGCTATGCGGAAGGCGATCTGCCGCTCGAGAGCGGGCAGTCGATCGACGACTTCTCGATCTCATACGAAACCTACGGCACGCTCAACGCGGACAAATCGAACGCGATTCTGATGGTGACGGCGATCAGCGGCACGCACCATCGTCTCGACTATCTGATCGGGCCGGGCAAGGCGCTCGACACGAACCGCTACTTCATCATCACGACCGATGCGATCGGCAACGGCCTCACCACGTCGCCGTCGAACAGCGTGAAGCAACCGGGCATGGCGTTTCCGCGCTTCGCGATCCGCGACATGGTCGAGTCGCAGTACCGGCTCGTCACCGGCAAGTTCGGCATTACGCATCTGTTCGCGGTGATCGGCGCGTCGATGGGCGGTATGCAGACGCTGCAGTGGGGCGTGAGCCACCCCGACATGATGGATGCGCTCGTGCCGATCGTGCCGCTCGGCCGCACGCCGCCGTGGACGAAGACGGTGCTCGAATTGACGCGCGAGGAAATCATGAGCGACCCCGCGTGGGACAACGGCCATTACCGTCAGGGAACGGAGCCCGAACAGGGGATGCGGCTCTGGGCCGGTACGCTTGCGCTGATCACGCGCACGCCGGAACTGATGAAGAACACCGTGCCCGACGGCGACGCCACACAGAACGAAGCCGCGCAGTGGTTACGCAAGACTGAAGACAGCGCCTGGAAAAACTTCGATGCGCGCAACTGGATCTACCAGACCTGGGCCTACGATGCGCACGACCTCGGCACGACGCCGGGCTTCAACGGCGACTACCATCAGGCGCTGCGCTCGATCCGCGCGCGCATGCTGGTGCTGGCGGGCGTCGGCGATCTGCTGAATCCGGAGCCGGAGGCGCTCGAAGTCGCACGCTACGTGCACGGTGCACAATTCGAATCGATCGAGCCGCGCTGGCCGTCCGGTCATTTTTCGGCGGCCGGCGTCACGCAACCGGAGGTCGATTTCCAGAACCGCGAAATCGGCGCTTTCCTGACCAAAGTCGCGGCACAAAAGCATCCCGGCTGA